The proteins below are encoded in one region of Kineococcus rhizosphaerae:
- a CDS encoding metallophosphoesterase family protein, producing the protein MTRILHLSDTHLMAAGALHGGLVDTTAALGHVLESLHGIGSLDAVVVSGDVSDDGTVASYETARDLVGEFARSHRAVAVFAMGNHDLPGEFGQVLGPTRSVHDVDGFRIVVLDSSVPGKGYGSLGAEQLDWLRSVLATPAEKGSAVVVHHSPVPAPTVLHEGLALQDPADLLATLEGSDVRAVLSGHYHHPFAQTLASGLTLLVAPGVANRSDPLVVRGRERIVRGHGALVVEIGETVRSTVLTIPSPGDGQELFELDEATVQRILEESGVPR; encoded by the coding sequence GTGACGCGCATCCTGCACCTGTCCGACACCCACCTCATGGCGGCCGGTGCGCTGCACGGGGGCCTCGTCGACACGACGGCGGCCCTGGGGCACGTGCTGGAGTCGTTGCACGGCATCGGGTCCCTCGACGCGGTCGTGGTCTCCGGGGACGTCTCCGACGACGGGACGGTCGCCTCCTACGAGACGGCGCGCGACCTCGTCGGCGAGTTCGCGCGCTCGCACCGCGCGGTGGCGGTGTTCGCGATGGGCAACCACGACCTGCCGGGGGAGTTCGGGCAGGTGCTGGGGCCCACCCGGTCCGTCCACGACGTCGACGGGTTCCGGATCGTCGTGCTCGACTCCTCGGTGCCCGGCAAGGGGTACGGGTCCCTCGGGGCGGAGCAGCTCGACTGGCTGCGGTCGGTGCTCGCGACCCCGGCGGAGAAGGGTTCCGCGGTCGTCGTGCACCACTCCCCCGTCCCGGCGCCGACGGTGCTGCACGAGGGGCTCGCGCTGCAGGACCCCGCCGACCTGCTCGCCACCCTGGAGGGTTCGGACGTGCGGGCCGTGCTGTCCGGGCACTACCACCACCCGTTCGCGCAGACCCTCGCCTCGGGGCTGACGCTGCTCGTCGCCCCGGGGGTGGCGAACCGCAGCGACCCGCTCGTCGTCCGGGGCCGGGAACGGATCGTGCGCGGGCACGGGGCGCTGGTCGTCGAGATCGGTGAGACGGTCCGCTCGACCGTCCTGACGATCCCCTCCCCCGGCGACGGGCAGGAACTGTTCGAACTCGACGAGGCGACCGTCCAGCGGATCCTCGAGGAGTCGGGCGTCCCGCGCTGA
- a CDS encoding PadR family transcriptional regulator, protein MAGVNATVGSLLGFLHDGPQSGWDLMETARARIGGFWSLTRSQVYRELAAMADAGLIVTDSTGARDRRVYRLTDQGREEFRTWIARTPGEENIRYPLLLTLAFARHLPPERLAEFLTTHRALHQARWDAYRLQDEQARAAGAGPLDLVTLDFGLRYERAVLDWFDGVGDLTGGA, encoded by the coding sequence ATGGCCGGCGTCAACGCGACCGTGGGGTCGCTCCTGGGGTTCCTGCACGACGGACCGCAGTCGGGGTGGGACCTCATGGAGACGGCCCGGGCCCGCATCGGGGGTTTCTGGTCCCTGACGCGCAGCCAGGTGTACCGGGAACTCGCGGCGATGGCCGACGCCGGGCTCATCGTCACCGACTCCACCGGGGCCAGGGATCGTCGCGTCTACCGGCTCACCGACCAGGGGCGGGAGGAGTTCCGCACGTGGATCGCGCGGACCCCCGGCGAGGAGAACATCCGCTACCCCCTGCTGCTGACGCTGGCGTTCGCCCGGCACCTCCCGCCCGAACGGCTCGCCGAGTTCCTCACCACCCACCGCGCCCTCCACCAGGCCCGGTGGGACGCGTACCGCCTGCAGGACGAGCAGGCCCGCGCGGCCGGGGCGGGCCCGCTCGACCTCGTGACCCTGGACTTCGGGCTGCGGTACGAGCGGGCCGTCCTCGACTGGTTCGACGGGGTGGGGGACCTGACGGGCGGAGCCTGA
- a CDS encoding TIGR03086 family metal-binding protein, which produces MDLSPAAGAMAALLRTLSDDDLDRRTPCGGTVAALLTHVGGLTVAFTDAARKDLGPTTSTPPGGEMPDELPPTWRTEFPARLDDLARAWTDPAAWEGATRAGGIDLPAPVAATVAVDELVLHAWDLAVATGRAHVPDDESLAAVEEFVLGIPADPAARQGLFGPPVPVGDDATRFEKVLAHAGRDPRWRA; this is translated from the coding sequence ATGGACCTCAGCCCCGCGGCCGGTGCGATGGCCGCCCTCCTCCGAACCCTCTCCGACGACGACCTGGACCGGCGGACCCCCTGCGGCGGGACGGTCGCCGCGCTGCTCACCCACGTCGGCGGGCTGACGGTGGCGTTCACCGACGCCGCCCGCAAGGACCTCGGTCCCACGACGAGCACCCCGCCCGGTGGGGAGATGCCCGACGAGCTGCCGCCCACGTGGCGCACCGAGTTCCCCGCGCGCCTCGACGACCTCGCCCGCGCCTGGACCGACCCCGCCGCCTGGGAGGGCGCGACCCGCGCGGGCGGCATCGACCTGCCGGCGCCCGTCGCGGCCACGGTCGCCGTCGACGAACTCGTCCTGCACGCCTGGGACCTCGCCGTCGCCACCGGCCGCGCGCACGTCCCCGACGACGAGAGCCTCGCCGCGGTGGAGGAGTTCGTGCTCGGGATCCCGGCCGACCCCGCGGCCCGGCAGGGGCTGTTCGGACCCCCCGTGCCCGTCGGCGACGACGCGACGCGCTTCGAGAAGGTCCTCGCCCACGCCGGCCGGGACCCGCGCTGGCGGGCCTGA
- a CDS encoding LacI family DNA-binding transcriptional regulator: protein MANLREVAAKAGVSVRTVSNVVSGAGPVAPATRARVQQVLDEVGYRPNLAARHLRGGRTGVVGLVVPELTSAYFAELAGLVVASAGERSWTVVVNESGGTVEGERRLLDDVGGRMLDGLVVSPWALPPEELTAQAGELPLVVLGERDPAGVADHVTVDNVAAAHAVTTHLIGLGRRRIAAVGLQPHLANGTAAQRLLGYRQALTDAGLPPEEALEVPVATLHRAEGARAAQALLDAPHAPDAVFCFSDGLALGALRVLLRSGRRVPEDVALAGFDDIEDGRYATPSLTTVSPDKRQIADRALQCLADRIGRRGPATAQRIVVPHRLLVRESTAGDLTA, encoded by the coding sequence GTGGCGAACCTGCGGGAGGTCGCGGCAAAGGCCGGGGTCTCGGTGCGGACGGTGTCCAACGTCGTCAGCGGCGCCGGCCCCGTCGCCCCCGCCACCCGCGCCCGCGTCCAGCAGGTGCTCGACGAGGTGGGCTACCGCCCCAACCTGGCCGCCCGCCACCTGCGCGGCGGCCGGACCGGCGTGGTCGGCCTCGTCGTGCCCGAGCTGACCTCCGCCTACTTCGCCGAGCTCGCCGGCCTGGTCGTGGCCAGCGCCGGCGAACGGTCCTGGACGGTGGTGGTCAACGAGTCCGGAGGCACCGTCGAGGGCGAGCGCCGCCTGCTGGACGACGTCGGCGGCCGGATGCTCGACGGACTCGTCGTCAGCCCCTGGGCGCTGCCGCCGGAGGAGCTGACCGCGCAGGCGGGCGAGCTGCCGCTGGTGGTGCTCGGCGAACGCGACCCCGCCGGGGTCGCCGACCACGTCACGGTCGACAACGTCGCCGCCGCGCACGCCGTGACCACCCACCTGATCGGTCTGGGGCGCCGGCGCATCGCCGCGGTGGGCCTGCAACCGCACCTGGCCAACGGGACTGCGGCGCAACGACTCCTGGGGTACCGGCAGGCCCTGACCGACGCCGGCCTGCCCCCCGAGGAGGCCCTGGAGGTGCCCGTGGCGACGCTGCACCGCGCCGAGGGGGCCCGCGCGGCGCAGGCCCTGCTGGACGCCCCGCACGCACCCGACGCCGTGTTCTGCTTCAGCGACGGTCTCGCGCTGGGAGCCCTGCGCGTCCTGCTGCGCAGCGGTCGGCGCGTCCCCGAGGACGTCGCGCTCGCGGGGTTCGACGACATCGAGGACGGCCGCTACGCGACCCCGTCGCTGACCACGGTCTCCCCGGACAAGCGGCAGATCGCCGACCGGGCCCTGCAGTGCCTCGCCGACCGGATCGGGCGGCGCGGGCCGGCCACCGCGCAGCGGATCGTCGTGCCGCACCGGCTGCTCGTGCGCGAGAGCACGGCGGGGGACCTCACCGCCTGA
- a CDS encoding phytanoyl-CoA dioxygenase family protein, producing the protein MTTQAQPVTENGPSTEDLVATIHRDGIVARKGAFSTEWADRLREDIEAAFEEARSRPDGAVGRGPNRYYVEIHPEQVRGFVDLVDHPWVRQVCEGVLGPDYEIVELGFDVPFAGAVNQPWHRDFPAPEETKRDGRLTSLAFNLTAVDTEEDMGPFEIALGTQFDDGSEFTHEMFPDKADYGRYTERAVRKYPQRGDVSARSALTIHRGTKNHSEKARPVLVLGVDAPGAGNAEHHDMAVTKGYWENLPERVRAHLHCPVVDELTPITQKHTIEGLVMGEA; encoded by the coding sequence ATGACCACGCAGGCCCAGCCCGTCACGGAGAACGGCCCCAGCACCGAGGACCTCGTCGCGACGATCCACCGCGACGGCATCGTCGCCCGCAAGGGCGCCTTCAGCACCGAGTGGGCCGACCGGCTCCGCGAGGACATCGAGGCCGCGTTCGAGGAGGCCCGCTCCCGCCCCGACGGCGCCGTCGGGCGCGGACCGAACCGCTACTACGTCGAGATCCACCCCGAGCAGGTGCGCGGGTTCGTCGACCTCGTCGACCACCCGTGGGTCCGCCAGGTGTGCGAGGGCGTCCTCGGGCCGGACTACGAGATCGTCGAACTCGGGTTCGACGTCCCCTTCGCCGGCGCCGTCAACCAGCCCTGGCACCGCGACTTCCCCGCCCCCGAGGAGACCAAGCGGGACGGGCGCCTGACCTCGCTGGCCTTCAACCTCACCGCCGTCGACACCGAGGAGGACATGGGCCCGTTCGAGATCGCCCTCGGCACCCAGTTCGACGACGGCTCGGAGTTCACGCACGAGATGTTCCCCGACAAGGCGGACTACGGCCGCTACACCGAACGCGCCGTGCGCAAGTACCCGCAGCGCGGTGACGTCTCGGCGCGCTCGGCGCTCACCATCCACCGCGGCACGAAGAACCACTCCGAGAAGGCCCGGCCCGTGCTCGTCCTCGGCGTCGACGCCCCCGGCGCCGGCAACGCCGAGCACCACGACATGGCCGTCACGAAGGGGTACTGGGAGAACCTGCCCGAGCGGGTCAGGGCCCACCTGCACTGCCCCGTCGTCGATGAACTGACCCCCATCACCCAGAAGCACACCATCGAGGGCCTCGTCATGGGAGAGGCGTGA
- the pknB gene encoding Stk1 family PASTA domain-containing Ser/Thr kinase: MTDTTTGHGVPAPRVLGGRYEVGNLLGRGGMAEVHVARDTRLGRTVAVKLLRSDLARDPSFQARFRREAQAAAGLNHPSIVAVYDTGADTITEHGGARVELPWIVMEYVEGRTVRDMLRTDHPLSIDEALSITEGVLAALEYSHRMGIVHRDIKPANVMITPAGEIKVMDFGIARAVSDSSATLTQTSAVMGTAQYLSPEQARGEQVDTRSDLYSTGCLLYEVLTGRPPFTGDAPVAVAYQHVSEQPRPPSALAPQIPPAVDQVVLMALSKDRENRYQTAADFADDLRRAVEGRPLRGASFTDPAAQQATQKFAAAAAATTVAPTVPAGPATGTLPRVEETPGPEERGRRWPWIVLIVALVLGIGGVGYALLNDSGGGRSGAQGTATTPATVTMPTVDGKTQADAVAEIEAAGLTANPTQEANDTVEAGNVIRTDPTGGTPVQKGATVSIVVSSGSNSVKVPDVSGLSQEAARAALTDAGFTIGNVTTTDNANVGKDKVVATNPAIGSSQPKGTTIGIQIASGQVTVPNVTDKSQAEALKELNALGFRVNTSEAPNSDQEPGTVVDQDLPAQTRVDVGSTINLTVATQPTATSTPTSTPTDSPTSSSSSSSTSSPTDGASAVGNPAGSRGNGNGNGGGNGNGNGNGNGNGNGGGGGNGGGDEQ, encoded by the coding sequence GTGACGGACACGACGACTGGCCACGGGGTGCCGGCGCCGCGCGTGCTCGGCGGCCGCTACGAGGTCGGGAACCTGCTCGGTCGTGGCGGCATGGCCGAGGTGCACGTGGCGCGCGACACCCGCCTGGGGCGGACGGTCGCGGTGAAGCTGCTGCGCTCGGACCTGGCGCGCGACCCGTCGTTCCAGGCGCGGTTCCGCCGCGAGGCGCAGGCCGCCGCGGGGCTGAACCACCCCTCGATCGTCGCGGTCTACGACACCGGCGCGGACACGATCACGGAGCACGGCGGCGCCCGCGTGGAGCTGCCGTGGATCGTCATGGAGTACGTCGAGGGCCGGACCGTGCGGGACATGCTGCGCACCGACCACCCGTTGTCGATCGACGAGGCGCTGTCCATCACCGAGGGGGTCCTCGCAGCGCTGGAGTACTCGCACCGGATGGGGATCGTCCACCGCGACATCAAACCCGCGAACGTGATGATCACCCCGGCGGGCGAGATCAAGGTCATGGACTTCGGGATCGCCCGGGCCGTCAGCGACTCCTCGGCGACCCTGACCCAGACGTCGGCCGTCATGGGCACCGCGCAGTACCTGTCCCCCGAGCAGGCCCGGGGCGAGCAGGTCGACACCCGCAGCGACCTGTACTCCACGGGGTGCCTGCTGTACGAGGTGCTCACGGGCCGCCCGCCGTTCACCGGGGACGCCCCGGTGGCCGTGGCGTACCAGCACGTCTCCGAGCAGCCGCGGCCGCCGTCGGCGCTGGCGCCGCAGATCCCGCCGGCCGTCGACCAGGTCGTGCTCATGGCCCTGTCGAAGGACCGCGAGAACCGGTACCAGACCGCGGCCGACTTCGCCGACGACCTGCGCCGCGCGGTCGAGGGCCGGCCGCTGCGCGGGGCGAGCTTCACCGACCCCGCCGCGCAGCAGGCGACGCAGAAGTTCGCCGCGGCCGCGGCGGCGACGACCGTCGCGCCGACGGTCCCCGCCGGGCCCGCGACGGGGACGCTGCCCCGCGTCGAGGAGACCCCCGGTCCGGAGGAACGGGGCAGGCGCTGGCCGTGGATCGTGCTCATCGTCGCCCTGGTGCTGGGGATCGGCGGGGTCGGGTACGCGCTGCTGAACGACAGCGGCGGTGGCCGGTCGGGGGCGCAGGGGACCGCGACCACGCCCGCGACGGTCACGATGCCGACCGTCGACGGCAAGACGCAGGCCGACGCCGTGGCCGAGATCGAGGCCGCGGGGCTGACGGCGAACCCGACGCAGGAGGCGAACGACACCGTCGAGGCCGGGAACGTCATCCGCACCGACCCGACCGGCGGGACGCCCGTGCAGAAGGGCGCGACCGTCAGCATCGTGGTCTCCTCGGGGTCGAACTCGGTGAAGGTGCCCGACGTGTCGGGGTTGTCCCAGGAGGCGGCGCGGGCCGCGCTGACGGATGCGGGGTTCACCATCGGCAACGTGACGACCACGGACAACGCGAACGTCGGCAAGGACAAGGTCGTCGCGACGAACCCGGCGATCGGTTCCTCGCAGCCCAAGGGGACGACCATCGGGATCCAGATCGCGAGCGGTCAGGTGACCGTCCCGAACGTCACGGACAAGTCCCAGGCCGAGGCGTTGAAGGAACTCAACGCCCTGGGGTTCCGGGTCAACACGAGCGAAGCGCCGAACAGCGACCAGGAACCGGGCACGGTGGTCGACCAGGACCTGCCGGCGCAGACCAGGGTCGACGTCGGCAGCACCATCAACCTGACCGTCGCGACGCAGCCGACCGCGACGAGCACCCCCACGTCCACCCCCACGGACTCCCCGACGTCCTCGTCGTCGTCCTCGTCGACGAGTTCCCCGACGGACGGGGCCTCGGCCGTCGGCAACCCGGCGGGCTCGCGGGGGAACGGCAACGGGAACGGCGGTGGCAACGGGAACGGGAACGGGAACGGCAACGGAAACGGGAACGGCGGCGGCGGCGGCAACGGCGGGGGGGACGAGCAGTGA
- a CDS encoding sugar porter family MFS transporter yields MSVPASGSTPATGQPRLVYAVAATSALGGLLFGYDTGIISSALLFLSRDFDLSSRQQEIVVSAILVGAMVGALGGGALSNRLGRRRIVAAVAVVFGVGAIAAALAPDTGSLIAARFVLGLSVGGASAMVPVYIAEMAPPGIRGRLMVLFQLMVAIGQLVAYVCGYLLAGSGGWRWMFALAVVPAVVLALGMTRLPESPRWLVEAGRVEEARRVLARLRRPEDDVDAEIAGIHAVQDRLPTNPWKELRKGWIRPALVAALGIAMFSQLTGINAVVYYAPTVLTDAGFGDSVALLTGIGIGVMLVAAGIAGTLLLDRVGRRRILLLLMPGSAIAMGVLALSFLPEQTSTAQQWVIVGALFAYIGLNGVSMQSVVWLLGPEILPLAVRGPATSLAALTLWGFDLLIAVTALSAVNSIGRTATFGLYALMNVLCIVFVVRYVPEPKGRSLEQVEQALRRPGRFVDNVAAADVPVRDAEDTGQAARR; encoded by the coding sequence GTGAGCGTCCCCGCGAGCGGGTCCACGCCCGCGACCGGCCAGCCCCGGCTCGTCTACGCCGTCGCCGCGACCTCCGCCCTCGGCGGGCTGCTGTTCGGCTACGACACCGGGATCATCTCCAGCGCGCTGCTGTTCCTCAGCCGCGACTTCGACCTGTCCTCCCGGCAGCAGGAGATCGTCGTCAGCGCCATCCTCGTCGGTGCCATGGTCGGCGCCCTCGGCGGCGGTGCGCTCTCGAACCGGCTGGGCCGCAGGCGGATCGTCGCCGCGGTGGCCGTCGTGTTCGGCGTGGGCGCGATCGCCGCGGCCCTGGCCCCCGACACCGGCTCGCTCATCGCGGCCCGGTTCGTCCTGGGCCTGTCCGTCGGGGGCGCCTCGGCGATGGTCCCCGTGTACATCGCCGAGATGGCACCCCCGGGCATCCGGGGCCGGCTCATGGTCCTGTTCCAGCTCATGGTCGCCATCGGCCAGCTCGTCGCCTACGTCTGCGGCTACCTGCTCGCCGGCAGCGGCGGCTGGCGGTGGATGTTCGCCCTCGCCGTCGTGCCCGCCGTCGTCCTCGCCCTCGGCATGACCCGGTTGCCGGAGAGCCCGCGCTGGCTCGTCGAGGCCGGTCGCGTCGAGGAGGCCCGCCGGGTCCTGGCCCGGCTGCGGCGGCCCGAGGACGACGTCGACGCCGAGATCGCCGGGATCCACGCCGTGCAGGACCGGCTGCCGACCAACCCCTGGAAGGAACTGCGCAAGGGCTGGATCCGTCCCGCCCTCGTCGCCGCGCTCGGCATCGCCATGTTCTCCCAGCTCACCGGGATCAACGCCGTCGTCTACTACGCCCCCACCGTGCTGACCGACGCCGGGTTCGGCGACTCCGTCGCCCTGCTCACCGGCATCGGCATCGGCGTCATGCTCGTCGCGGCCGGGATCGCCGGGACCCTGCTGCTCGACCGCGTCGGCCGGCGCCGCATCCTGCTGCTGCTCATGCCCGGTTCGGCGATCGCGATGGGCGTCCTCGCGCTGTCGTTCCTGCCCGAGCAGACGTCCACCGCCCAGCAGTGGGTCATCGTCGGGGCGTTGTTCGCGTACATCGGGCTCAACGGTGTCAGCATGCAGTCGGTCGTGTGGCTGCTCGGGCCGGAGATCCTGCCGCTGGCGGTCCGCGGTCCCGCGACGAGCCTCGCGGCCCTCACCCTGTGGGGTTTCGACCTGCTCATCGCCGTCACCGCGCTGAGCGCCGTGAACAGCATCGGCCGCACCGCCACGTTCGGGCTCTACGCCCTCATGAACGTGCTGTGCATCGTGTTCGTCGTCCGGTACGTGCCCGAACCGAAGGGCCGCAGCCTGGAGCAGGTCGAGCAGGCCCTGCGCCGGCCCGGCCGGTTCGTCGACAACGTCGCCGCCGCCGACGTCCCGGTCCGGGACGCCGAGGACACCGGGCAGGCCGCGCGCCGATGA
- a CDS encoding MFS transporter, with the protein MTPSRSAHPRSSSATGWRAVVRPADPLARALTSATATSSFANGVFYAVSALFFTRVAGLSATTVGLGLSVAGAVGVAGALLAGWVCDAVGAHRVLLAATAVQGGALLVYVLVRDPLAFTVVACAAVGGRAVQGTARSAVLATAFPGPDRVAVRARLRVVTNVGIGLGTCAAAAALLVGSASAYAVALVATGLLALSACVPLVRLARTLPGTPGTGAPAGRPVPAPRDGGPGGGRSPLRDRRYLAVTALNAVVGLHFGVQTVGVPLWIAGHTDAPPVTVSILMVLNTVLVATLQVRASRGTHEAGRAARAVATAGALLVLACALYATAAAGGPLAAAAVLVLAAGVHALAEVRAEAGAWGLAFELADPRRAGAYQGVSQTGIAASSMVAPVVVTTVIAHGTPGWLTLGAVFALAGALTVVVVRVAVRSPRPTPLDAVPLAPAAR; encoded by the coding sequence GTGACCCCGTCCCGCTCCGCGCACCCCCGGTCCTCCTCCGCCACGGGGTGGCGCGCCGTCGTGCGCCCCGCCGACCCGCTGGCGCGCGCGCTGACGTCCGCCACCGCGACCAGTTCCTTCGCCAACGGCGTGTTCTACGCCGTCAGCGCGCTGTTCTTCACCCGCGTCGCCGGGCTCAGCGCGACCACCGTCGGGCTGGGCCTGTCCGTCGCGGGGGCCGTCGGCGTCGCGGGGGCGCTGCTGGCCGGCTGGGTGTGCGACGCCGTCGGGGCCCACCGCGTGCTGCTGGCCGCCACGGCGGTGCAGGGCGGCGCCCTGCTCGTCTACGTCCTGGTCCGCGACCCGCTCGCGTTCACCGTCGTGGCCTGCGCGGCCGTCGGGGGCCGCGCCGTCCAGGGCACCGCCCGCTCGGCCGTGCTCGCCACGGCGTTCCCCGGTCCGGACCGCGTCGCGGTCCGGGCGCGGCTGCGCGTCGTCACGAACGTCGGCATCGGGCTCGGCACCTGCGCGGCCGCGGCCGCGCTGCTGGTCGGGTCCGCGAGCGCGTACGCGGTCGCGCTCGTCGCGACGGGGCTGCTGGCGCTGTCCGCGTGCGTCCCCCTCGTCCGGCTCGCGCGGACCCTGCCCGGGACGCCCGGCACCGGCGCGCCGGCCGGCCGGCCGGTGCCCGCGCCCCGAGACGGTGGGCCCGGCGGGGGACGCTCCCCGCTGCGCGACCGGCGCTACCTGGCGGTGACCGCCCTGAACGCCGTCGTGGGGCTGCACTTCGGCGTCCAGACGGTCGGGGTCCCGCTGTGGATCGCCGGGCACACCGACGCCCCGCCGGTCACCGTCTCGATCCTCATGGTCCTCAACACCGTGCTCGTCGCGACGCTGCAGGTCCGCGCGTCGCGGGGGACGCACGAGGCCGGGCGGGCCGCCCGCGCGGTCGCCACGGCCGGGGCGCTGCTCGTGCTGGCCTGCGCCCTGTACGCGACGGCCGCCGCCGGAGGCCCGCTCGCCGCCGCGGCCGTGCTCGTCCTGGCGGCCGGGGTGCACGCGCTCGCCGAGGTCCGGGCCGAGGCCGGGGCCTGGGGGCTGGCGTTCGAGCTCGCCGACCCGCGGCGGGCCGGGGCCTACCAGGGGGTCAGCCAGACCGGGATCGCGGCCAGTTCGATGGTGGCGCCCGTCGTCGTCACCACCGTCATCGCCCACGGCACGCCCGGCTGGCTCACCCTCGGCGCGGTCTTCGCCCTCGCCGGTGCGCTGACGGTCGTCGTGGTCCGCGTCGCCGTCCGCTCGCCGCGTCCCACCCCGCTGGACGCGGTGCCCCTGGCTCCCGCCGCGCGGTGA
- a CDS encoding ArsR/SmtB family transcription factor, translating to MVIRYELTGMDLGEVRFAVSPLTELTLSLRSFRDPGRYPLHLPWLHEVRSVRADLDAGALTSLTNDRLWTPDLLTPRPASPLTRVEEQFETLAAADPRRLAAELAELHGGDVPAALTGSPAVVLRRVVRALREYWQACFTPHWPRLRALLEADVAHRARETVQHGSARMFAELTHGVRLVDNVVEVRLRSPVTYTRTTAGDGLTLVPSVFCRGVSAPISAAEPPFLMYGARGVGTLWQRAAAPAGTALVDLLGRTRAELLTDLADPASSTELAARRGTTVSAVNQHLRVLRASGLLVSARTGRSVVYRRTDLGDGLVGRRSPAG from the coding sequence ATGGTCATCCGGTACGAACTGACGGGGATGGACCTCGGCGAAGTGCGGTTCGCCGTCTCCCCGCTGACCGAGCTCACCCTGTCGCTGCGCTCGTTCCGCGACCCGGGCCGCTACCCGCTGCACCTGCCGTGGTTGCACGAGGTGCGGTCGGTGCGCGCCGACCTCGACGCCGGAGCCCTCACCTCGCTCACCAACGACCGGTTGTGGACGCCGGACCTGCTGACCCCGCGACCGGCCTCACCCCTGACCCGGGTCGAGGAGCAGTTCGAGACCCTGGCCGCGGCCGATCCCCGTCGCCTCGCGGCCGAACTCGCCGAACTGCACGGCGGGGACGTGCCGGCCGCGCTGACCGGCTCACCGGCCGTCGTCCTGCGCCGCGTGGTGCGGGCCCTGCGCGAGTACTGGCAGGCGTGCTTCACCCCGCACTGGCCGAGGCTGCGGGCGCTGCTCGAGGCCGACGTGGCGCACCGGGCGCGCGAGACCGTGCAGCACGGCAGCGCGCGGATGTTCGCCGAGCTCACGCACGGGGTCCGGCTCGTCGACAACGTCGTCGAGGTCCGGTTGCGCTCGCCCGTGACGTACACGCGCACCACCGCCGGCGACGGCCTCACCCTCGTCCCGTCGGTGTTCTGCCGCGGGGTGTCCGCCCCGATCTCGGCGGCCGAACCGCCGTTCCTCATGTACGGGGCGCGCGGGGTGGGGACGTTGTGGCAGCGTGCCGCCGCGCCGGCCGGGACCGCGCTCGTCGACCTCCTGGGCCGCACCCGCGCGGAACTGCTCACCGACCTCGCCGACCCCGCGTCGTCCACGGAACTCGCCGCCCGCCGGGGGACAACGGTGTCGGCCGTGAACCAGCACCTGCGGGTGCTGCGCGCCTCCGGCCTGCTCGTCAGCGCCCGCACCGGACGCTCGGTCGTCTACCGGCGCACGGACCTGGGGGACGGGCTGGTGGGGCGCCGCTCACCGGCCGGGTAG
- a CDS encoding class I SAM-dependent methyltransferase, whose translation MDDPAHLQRTRHAYDVVARSFADLLPGLDAETALDVAVLDDFAHRCRTAGLGPVADVGCGAGRVSAHLAAAGLDVVGYDLSPGMVDTARRDHPGLRFEVAALHDLPVADGALGGLLAWYSLIHTPPAELRAAAAEFARVTAAGAPLLTAFQAGTGERVERAHGYGHAVTFTNHRHDPQVVADVLTGAGFDVVVRLHRAAEGRERTPQHLITAQRRS comes from the coding sequence GTGGACGACCCCGCGCACCTGCAGCGGACCCGGCACGCCTACGACGTCGTCGCCCGCTCCTTCGCCGACCTGCTGCCGGGCCTGGACGCCGAGACGGCCCTGGACGTCGCCGTCCTCGACGACTTCGCCCACCGCTGTCGCACCGCCGGCCTCGGACCGGTCGCGGACGTGGGCTGCGGGGCCGGGCGCGTCAGCGCCCACCTGGCTGCTGCCGGGCTCGACGTCGTCGGCTACGACCTCTCCCCCGGCATGGTCGACACCGCCCGCCGCGACCACCCCGGCCTGCGCTTCGAGGTCGCCGCGCTGCACGACCTGCCCGTCGCGGACGGCGCTCTCGGGGGGTTGCTGGCCTGGTACAGCCTCATCCACACCCCGCCGGCCGAGCTGCGGGCGGCGGCCGCGGAGTTCGCCCGGGTCACCGCGGCCGGTGCCCCGCTGCTGACCGCGTTCCAGGCCGGGACGGGTGAACGCGTCGAGCGGGCGCACGGGTACGGCCACGCGGTGACCTTCACGAACCACCGCCACGACCCGCAGGTCGTGGCCGACGTCCTGACCGGTGCGGGTTTCGACGTCGTGGTCCGCCTGCACCGGGCGGCAGAGGGGCGGGAACGGACACCGCAGCACCTGATCACCGCGCAGCGCCGGTCCTGA